One Blastocatellia bacterium DNA window includes the following coding sequences:
- a CDS encoding protein prkA, with product MSMEEKNRSLDIARLLEQHRREREKLRWEGNFREYFELVTQNPKLARLAHARISDMILAAGVEKINEGQPNEITRYKFFSKELFGIDESLEKIVEYFKSAAQRLEVRKRILLLMGPVGGGKSTIVTLLKRGLEQYTRTDEGAVYAIKGCPMHEEPLHLIPQDLRPEIERHYGIYIEGDLCPRCQYNLQHVYHGRHEDVLVERIVFSEKERIGIGTFSPSDPKSQDITELTGSVDLSTIGEVGVESDPRAYRFDGELNIANRGLMEFVEMLKTDEKFLYSLLTLSQEQSIKTGRFAMIYADEVIISHTNENEYNAFVANKKNEALQDRIIMIKVPYNLRVSDEEKIYKKLLDQSEAPRNVHIAPYTLRVAAMFAVLTRLQPSKKQNIDLIKKMKLYDGQDVDDFKAKDIRELREEAEREGMDGISPRYIINRLSSAIVRDGVTCLTPIDALRAIRDGFDQHTGISAEDKEKYLNLVAMVRKEYDTLAKNEVQRAFVYSFEEMARTLCEKYLDNVEAYCNKEKLKDPITEEEVEPDEKLMRSIEEQIGISENAKNTFRQEILIRISSYARKGKAFDYTSHDRLREAIEKKIFADLKDVVKITTTTKTADPDQLRRLNEVIDRLIREHGYCHVCANELLNYVGSLLSRA from the coding sequence ATGAGTATGGAGGAGAAGAACCGGAGTCTCGACATCGCACGGCTTCTGGAGCAACACCGACGCGAACGCGAAAAGCTCCGATGGGAGGGAAATTTCCGGGAGTATTTCGAGCTGGTCACGCAAAATCCCAAGCTGGCGCGGCTGGCTCACGCGCGCATCTCGGATATGATACTGGCGGCGGGCGTGGAGAAAATCAACGAGGGGCAGCCGAACGAGATCACCCGCTACAAGTTCTTCTCGAAGGAGTTGTTCGGCATTGACGAATCGCTGGAGAAGATCGTCGAATACTTCAAGTCGGCGGCTCAGCGACTGGAGGTGCGCAAGCGCATCCTGCTGTTGATGGGACCGGTCGGAGGCGGGAAATCCACCATCGTCACCCTGCTCAAACGCGGACTGGAACAGTACACCCGCACCGATGAGGGAGCCGTTTACGCCATCAAGGGCTGCCCCATGCACGAGGAACCGCTGCATCTGATCCCGCAGGATCTCCGCCCGGAGATCGAACGACACTACGGCATCTATATCGAGGGCGATCTCTGCCCGCGCTGTCAGTACAATCTCCAGCATGTCTACCACGGTCGGCACGAAGACGTCCTGGTCGAGCGCATCGTCTTCTCCGAGAAGGAACGCATCGGCATCGGGACCTTCTCTCCCTCCGATCCCAAGAGTCAGGACATCACCGAACTGACCGGCTCCGTTGACCTCTCGACCATCGGCGAAGTCGGCGTCGAATCGGATCCGCGCGCCTATCGCTTCGACGGCGAGTTGAATATCGCCAACCGGGGGTTGATGGAGTTCGTCGAGATGCTCAAGACCGATGAGAAGTTCCTCTACTCCCTGCTCACGCTCTCGCAGGAACAGTCCATCAAGACCGGACGGTTCGCCATGATCTACGCCGATGAAGTGATCATCTCCCACACCAACGAGAACGAATACAATGCCTTCGTGGCCAATAAGAAGAATGAGGCGCTGCAGGATCGCATCATCATGATCAAAGTTCCCTACAACCTGCGCGTCTCGGACGAGGAGAAGATTTACAAGAAGCTTCTCGACCAGAGCGAAGCTCCCCGGAATGTTCACATCGCTCCCTACACGCTGCGCGTGGCGGCGATGTTCGCCGTCCTCACCCGACTCCAGCCGTCCAAGAAGCAGAATATTGACCTCATCAAAAAGATGAAGCTCTACGACGGACAGGACGTGGATGATTTCAAGGCCAAGGATATTCGGGAACTGAGAGAGGAAGCCGAGCGCGAGGGAATGGACGGCATCTCGCCGCGGTACATCATCAATCGGCTGTCGAGCGCGATCGTGCGGGATGGCGTCACCTGCCTCACGCCGATTGACGCCTTGCGGGCGATCCGCGATGGGTTCGATCAACATACGGGCATCTCGGCGGAGGACAAGGAGAAATACCTCAACCTCGTGGCCATGGTGCGCAAGGAATACGACACCCTGGCCAAGAACGAGGTGCAACGGGCGTTCGTCTACTCCTTCGAGGAGATGGCCCGCACCTTGTGCGAAAAATACCTCGACAACGTCGAGGCCTACTGCAATAAGGAGAAGCTCAAGGATCCCATCACGGAAGAGGAAGTGGAGCCCGATGAGAAGCTCATGCGCTCGATCGAGGAGCAAATCGGCATCTCCGAGAATGCCAAGAACACCTTCCGACAGGAGATCCTCATTCGCATCTCCAGTTATGCCCGGAAGGGCAAAGCCTTCGACTACACCTCCCATGATCGGCTGCGTGAGGCGATTGAGAAGAAGATCTTCGCCGATCTCAAAGACGTGGTGAAAATCACGACGACCACCAAGACCGCCGATCCCGATCAACTGCGGCGGCTCAACGAGGTCATTGACCGGCTCATCCGCGAGCACGGATATTGCCACGTCTGCGCCAATGAACTCCTCAACTATGTGGGGTCGCTGCTGTCACGGGCGTGA